From the genome of Proteus vulgaris, one region includes:
- the dnaX gene encoding DNA polymerase III subunit gamma/tau, with product MSYQVLARKWRPQTFNDVVGQRHVLTALANGLDHQRLHHAYLFSGTRGVGKTTIARLFAKGLNCETGITSKPCGQCANCLEIEQGRFVDLIEIDAASRTKVEDTRELLDNVQYAPARGRFKVYLIDEVHMLSRHSFNALLKTLEEPPEHVKFLLATTDPQKLPVTILSRCLQFHLRALDIDQIATQLEKVLTAEHIENDVRARQLIARAADGSMRDALSLTDQAIASGEGVVTADVVSQMLGTIDDAQPLALIEALVKADGQQVMSLVNEVASRGTDWENFLVETLSLLHQIAMLQLLPSEDNPQEQFTQERLRLLAKSVSPQDLQLYYQTLLVGRKELAYAPDRRMGVEMTLLRALAFHPKTVIDEVSSAPLAQTLPSTSSTTNRMPVSHEQPVAQAHSPQNTRSSSPMNNASLGNSPAAQLLRARQAIKGTEQQTPPKKPEPATPNQAKPAASALERLAAVSERRQQVAKRQPNPNAPEKKKKEAYQWRPQNPELMSTQETVSSPKEIKEVLEYEKTPELAAKIAKESQERDAWAAEIEKMPLPKLVQQLALNAYKETVSEENVILHLRTRQKHLNSANALRTLTNALSELHGKAISLTIIEDDNPAVKTPLEWRQAIYDEKLALSRQSIITDKTIQTLQQYFDAELDEESIRPV from the coding sequence ATGAGCTATCAGGTACTTGCCCGTAAGTGGCGCCCACAAACTTTTAACGATGTTGTCGGTCAACGTCATGTGTTGACGGCTTTAGCTAATGGTCTTGATCATCAGCGACTTCATCATGCCTATCTTTTTTCTGGTACTCGAGGTGTCGGAAAAACCACTATTGCCCGATTATTTGCCAAAGGGCTTAATTGTGAAACAGGCATTACGAGTAAACCTTGTGGTCAATGTGCAAATTGCCTTGAAATAGAACAGGGGCGTTTTGTCGATTTAATCGAAATCGATGCTGCATCGCGTACCAAGGTAGAAGATACCCGTGAATTGCTTGATAATGTGCAATATGCGCCAGCGCGTGGACGTTTTAAGGTCTACTTGATTGACGAAGTTCACATGCTTTCTCGCCACAGTTTTAATGCGCTATTAAAAACATTAGAAGAACCACCAGAGCACGTTAAGTTTCTACTGGCGACAACCGATCCACAAAAATTACCTGTCACTATTTTATCGCGTTGTTTGCAATTTCATTTGCGTGCATTGGATATTGACCAAATTGCAACACAACTCGAAAAAGTGCTTACTGCCGAACACATTGAAAATGATGTAAGAGCACGCCAGCTTATTGCTCGTGCCGCCGATGGTAGTATGCGAGACGCTTTAAGTTTAACAGATCAAGCTATAGCAAGTGGTGAAGGCGTTGTCACCGCTGACGTTGTAAGTCAAATGCTTGGCACTATTGATGATGCACAGCCTTTAGCACTGATTGAAGCACTGGTAAAAGCAGATGGTCAACAAGTGATGTCGCTGGTCAATGAAGTGGCTTCAAGAGGAACTGATTGGGAAAACTTCTTAGTTGAGACTCTTTCGTTATTGCATCAAATTGCCATGTTGCAATTATTGCCTAGTGAGGATAATCCCCAAGAACAATTTACCCAAGAGCGTTTACGCCTATTGGCTAAATCTGTTTCACCACAAGATTTACAACTCTATTATCAAACTTTATTAGTTGGACGAAAAGAACTGGCTTATGCACCAGATAGACGCATGGGCGTTGAAATGACGTTATTAAGAGCGTTAGCTTTTCATCCCAAAACAGTGATTGATGAGGTTTCTTCTGCGCCATTAGCGCAAACTTTGCCTTCTACATCATCGACAACAAATCGAATGCCAGTGAGTCATGAGCAACCAGTGGCTCAGGCTCATTCGCCACAAAATACACGTTCTTCTTCGCCCATGAACAATGCCTCGTTAGGTAATAGTCCAGCGGCACAACTTTTAAGAGCACGGCAGGCGATAAAGGGGACTGAACAACAAACCCCGCCAAAAAAGCCTGAACCGGCGACGCCAAATCAGGCTAAGCCGGCTGCTAGTGCATTAGAACGGCTAGCAGCCGTGAGTGAAAGACGTCAACAAGTTGCTAAACGTCAACCTAATCCTAATGCACCTGAAAAAAAGAAAAAAGAAGCATATCAATGGCGCCCACAAAATCCTGAGTTGATGTCAACACAAGAGACAGTGTCTTCGCCTAAAGAAATTAAAGAAGTTCTCGAATACGAAAAAACGCCAGAGTTAGCGGCCAAAATTGCGAAAGAATCACAAGAAAGAGATGCGTGGGCTGCTGAAATTGAAAAAATGCCATTACCTAAATTGGTGCAACAACTGGCATTAAATGCGTATAAAGAGACAGTAAGTGAAGAAAACGTGATTTTGCATTTACGAACTAGACAGAAACATTTAAATTCAGCAAATGCATTACGCACACTCACAAATGCATTAAGTGAATTGCATGGAAAAGCAATTTCACTCACAATTATAGAAGATGATAATCCAGCGGTAAAAACGCCGTTGGAGTGGCGACAAGCCATTTATGATGAAAAATTGGCGTTATCGCGTCAATCGATTATTACGGATAAAACAATTCAAACATTACAGCAATATTTTGATGCTGAATTGGATGAAGAGAGTATCCGACCTGTTTAA
- a CDS encoding YbaB/EbfC family nucleoid-associated protein: protein MFGKGGLGNLMKQAQQMQDKMQQMQEEIANLEVTGESGAGLVKITINGAHNCRRVEIDPSLLEDDKEMLEDLIAAAFNDAARRIDETQKEKMASVSNGMQLPPGFKMPF, encoded by the coding sequence ATGTTCGGAAAAGGTGGTTTGGGCAATCTGATGAAGCAAGCCCAACAAATGCAAGACAAAATGCAACAAATGCAAGAAGAGATCGCAAACTTAGAAGTGACAGGTGAATCTGGCGCTGGCTTAGTCAAGATCACTATCAATGGTGCTCATAATTGCCGTCGTGTTGAAATCGATCCTAGTCTGTTAGAAGATGACAAAGAGATGCTAGAAGATCTGATTGCTGCCGCCTTTAATGATGCTGCGCGTCGTATTGATGAAACGCAAAAAGAGAAAATGGCCTCTGTCTCTAATGGTATGCAATTACCACCAGGCTTTAAGATGCCATTCTAA
- a CDS encoding YbdD/YjiX family protein — MFGNLGQAGKYLGQAARMLIGIPDYDNYVQHMKDNHPDKPVMTYNEFFRERQEARYGGGDGKGGFRCC; from the coding sequence ATGTTTGGCAATTTAGGACAAGCTGGAAAATATCTAGGGCAAGCCGCTCGTATGCTGATAGGTATTCCCGATTATGATAACTATGTACAGCACATGAAAGATAACCATCCTGATAAGCCAGTTATGACCTATAACGAGTTTTTCCGTGAACGTCAGGAAGCCCGTTATGGTGGTGGTGATGGTAAAGGCGGTTTTCGCTGTTGCTAA
- a CDS encoding vWA domain-containing protein produces the protein MIPDVALVDNSEQRTPLILVLDSSGSMYGQPIQQLNEGLKLLEQELKNDVIAAKRVRILVIEYGGYDQCTVHGDWKDAMDFTAPVLEANGTTPMGQAITLALEEIEAEKQRFKQAGVAYTRPWLFLMSDGVPTDQWEQAAQLCRQAEESQKTAVFPIMVDGASAEVMGSFSRNGVNGVKMLKGLQFKELFLWLSASMQVVSQSTPGGTAQLPSTDSWASVPV, from the coding sequence ATGATCCCTGACGTAGCCTTAGTTGATAACAGTGAACAACGTACCCCTCTGATCTTAGTGTTAGATAGCTCCGGTAGTATGTATGGTCAGCCTATTCAACAATTAAATGAAGGCCTTAAACTACTCGAACAAGAACTAAAAAATGATGTGATTGCCGCAAAACGCGTGCGTATTTTAGTGATTGAATATGGTGGATATGACCAATGTACTGTGCATGGTGATTGGAAAGATGCTATGGATTTTACGGCTCCTGTTTTAGAAGCAAATGGCACAACCCCTATGGGACAAGCTATCACGCTAGCGCTTGAAGAAATAGAAGCTGAAAAACAGCGCTTTAAACAAGCGGGTGTTGCTTATACTCGTCCTTGGCTATTTTTAATGTCTGATGGTGTACCAACTGATCAATGGGAACAAGCGGCACAGCTTTGTCGCCAAGCAGAGGAAAGCCAAAAAACGGCAGTATTTCCGATTATGGTTGATGGAGCATCAGCAGAAGTGATGGGAAGCTTTAGCCGTAATGGTGTTAATGGTGTGAAAATGCTAAAAGGGCTGCAATTTAAAGAATTATTCTTGTGGTTAAGTGCCAGTATGCAAGTGGTTTCTCAGTCAACACCGGGCGGCACAGCACAATTACCTTCAACAGATTCTTGGGCGAGTGTACCTGTTTGA
- a CDS encoding carbon starvation CstA family protein, with amino-acid sequence MNKNAFLKHVPWVILGIIGAFCLSVVALRRGEHVSALWIVVASVAVYLVAYRYYSLYIAQKVMKLDPTRATPSVINNDGLNYVPTNRYVLFGHHFAAIAGAGPLVGPVLAAQMGYLPGTLWLLAGVVLAGAVQDFMVLFISTRRNGNSLGEMIKKEMGPIPGTIALFGCFLIMIIILAVLALIVVKALAESPWGVFTVCSTVPIALFMGIYMRYIRPGRVGEVSVIGIVLLIAAIWFGGVIAHDPFWGPALTFKDTTITFGLIGYAFVSALLPVWLILAPRDYLATFLKIGVIVGLAVGIVILNPELKMPAVTQYIDGTGPLWKGALFPFLFITIACGAVSGFHALIASGTTPKLIANEMDARFIGYGAMLMESFVAIMALVAASIIEPGLYFAMNTPPSGLGITMPNLHELGGENTAVIMGQLKEVTVHAAATVSSWGFVISPEEILQTAKDIGEPSVLNRAGGAPTLAVGIAMVFHKIIPAADMGFWYHFGILFEALFILTALDAGTRSGRFMLQDLLGNFIPYLKKTNSFIPGVIGTAGCVGLWGYLLYQGVVDPLGGVKSLWPLFGISNQMLAAVALVLGTVILIKMKRTKYIWVTVVPAVWLLICTTWALGLKLLSDDPQMEGFFYLANEYKAKILAGGADLTAAEITNMNHIVINNYTNAGLSILFLVVVYSIIFYGFRTAMKARKNPEETAQETPYVPMPKDVKVSSGH; translated from the coding sequence ATGAACAAAAATGCATTTTTAAAGCACGTACCTTGGGTGATCCTCGGGATTATCGGTGCTTTTTGTCTTTCAGTGGTTGCACTTCGCCGTGGTGAACACGTTAGTGCGCTATGGATAGTTGTCGCTTCTGTTGCCGTCTACTTAGTTGCTTATCGTTATTACAGTCTGTATATCGCTCAAAAAGTGATGAAGCTTGACCCAACGAGAGCGACACCTTCTGTTATTAACAATGATGGTTTGAACTATGTTCCGACCAACCGTTATGTCTTATTTGGTCACCACTTTGCAGCTATCGCTGGGGCTGGTCCTTTAGTTGGTCCTGTTCTTGCTGCTCAAATGGGGTACTTACCCGGTACGCTTTGGCTATTAGCAGGGGTTGTGTTAGCGGGTGCAGTACAAGACTTTATGGTGTTGTTTATTTCTACACGCCGTAATGGTAACTCACTTGGTGAGATGATAAAGAAAGAGATGGGGCCAATTCCGGGTACTATCGCTTTATTCGGCTGTTTCCTTATCATGATCATCATTCTTGCTGTGCTTGCCCTTATTGTTGTTAAAGCTTTAGCTGAAAGCCCATGGGGTGTGTTCACTGTTTGTTCAACAGTACCAATCGCCTTATTTATGGGTATTTACATGCGCTATATTCGCCCAGGTCGTGTGGGTGAAGTGTCAGTTATTGGTATTGTTTTACTGATTGCGGCGATTTGGTTTGGTGGTGTTATTGCTCACGACCCATTCTGGGGCCCAGCGTTAACCTTTAAAGATACAACAATTACTTTTGGTCTTATTGGTTATGCCTTCGTGTCTGCATTATTACCAGTATGGTTAATTCTTGCACCACGTGACTATTTAGCAACTTTCCTGAAAATTGGTGTTATCGTTGGTTTAGCTGTGGGGATTGTGATTTTAAACCCTGAACTGAAAATGCCAGCTGTTACTCAATACATTGATGGTACTGGACCATTGTGGAAAGGGGCTTTATTCCCATTCTTATTTATCACTATCGCCTGTGGTGCCGTTTCTGGTTTCCACGCCCTAATAGCTTCAGGTACAACACCTAAGCTTATCGCAAATGAAATGGATGCTCGTTTTATTGGTTATGGTGCAATGTTAATGGAATCATTCGTTGCGATCATGGCATTAGTCGCCGCATCTATCATTGAACCAGGTCTGTATTTTGCAATGAATACCCCACCATCAGGTTTAGGTATTACGATGCCGAATCTACATGAATTAGGTGGTGAAAATACAGCTGTTATCATGGGGCAGTTAAAAGAAGTTACCGTACATGCAGCTGCAACAGTCAGTTCATGGGGCTTTGTTATCTCTCCAGAAGAAATCTTACAAACAGCGAAAGATATTGGTGAACCTTCTGTATTAAACCGTGCTGGTGGTGCGCCTACCTTAGCGGTTGGTATCGCGATGGTATTCCATAAAATCATTCCTGCTGCGGATATGGGCTTCTGGTATCACTTTGGGATCTTGTTTGAAGCGCTCTTTATTTTAACCGCGTTAGACGCAGGTACACGTTCTGGTCGCTTCATGCTTCAAGACTTATTAGGTAACTTTATTCCTTACTTGAAGAAAACAAATTCGTTCATTCCAGGTGTTATTGGTACAGCGGGTTGTGTAGGCTTATGGGGATATCTGTTATACCAAGGTGTTGTTGACCCATTAGGCGGTGTTAAGAGCTTATGGCCATTATTTGGTATCTCAAACCAAATGTTAGCAGCTGTTGCACTGGTATTAGGTACGGTTATCTTAATTAAGATGAAACGCACTAAATATATTTGGGTAACTGTGGTTCCTGCGGTATGGCTATTAATTTGTACAACATGGGCATTAGGTCTGAAACTTCTCAGTGATGACCCACAAATGGAAGGTTTCTTCTACTTAGCAAATGAATACAAAGCGAAGATCTTAGCAGGTGGTGCCGATTTAACTGCGGCTGAAATTACCAATATGAATCATATTGTAATTAACAACTACACCAATGCGGGCTTAAGTATTCTGTTCTTAGTGGTTGTTTACAGCATCATTTTCTACGGTTTCCGTACCGCAATGAAAGCGCGTAAAAACCCAGAAGAAACAGCACAAGAAACACCATATGTTCCTATGCCAAAAGACGTTAAAGTGTCCTCAGGTCACTAA
- the recR gene encoding recombination mediator RecR, translated as MQTSPLLESLMEALRCLPGVGPKSAQRMAFQLLQRDRSGGMRLAQALTRAMSEIGHCCDCRTFTEEERCTICANARRQQNGQICVVESPADIHAIEQTGQFAGRYFVLMGHLSPLDGIGPMDIGLDRLEERLSQETISEVILATNPTVEGEATANYIAEICAQYDITASRIAHGVPVGGELEMVDGTTLSHSIAGRQKIHY; from the coding sequence ATGCAAACTAGCCCACTTCTTGAATCATTAATGGAAGCGTTGCGTTGTTTACCCGGTGTCGGGCCTAAATCAGCGCAACGAATGGCTTTCCAACTGCTTCAACGCGATAGAAGCGGTGGTATGCGACTTGCACAAGCGTTAACGCGTGCAATGTCTGAAATCGGCCATTGCTGTGATTGCCGAACTTTTACTGAAGAAGAGCGCTGTACTATTTGTGCCAATGCTCGTCGTCAGCAAAATGGGCAAATTTGTGTTGTCGAAAGTCCTGCGGATATTCATGCAATCGAGCAGACAGGGCAGTTTGCGGGTCGATACTTTGTTTTAATGGGACATTTATCCCCTTTAGATGGTATCGGACCGATGGATATTGGTTTAGATAGACTTGAAGAGCGTTTGAGCCAGGAAACAATTTCAGAAGTTATCTTGGCCACAAACCCGACAGTGGAAGGTGAAGCGACAGCCAACTATATTGCTGAGATCTGCGCTCAGTATGATATTACGGCAAGCCGAATTGCTCACGGGGTTCCTGTGGGGGGCGAGCTTGAAATGGTTGATGGTACAACACTTTCACACTCTATTGCTGGACGCCAAAAAATCCATTATTAA
- a CDS encoding DNA-binding protein produces the protein MVKARKKGTAISGTTQLQDENGKIYQIGDLIKSGGAGSVSHINNAPFQVSKVYHDKIDKAYYLKKITAMQKLEPSLKAVSVNDIPIIQLAWPQARLYNSQKQFVGFVMPELDVKNTIELEYILQERQAKAHNLPTGMGAKVSLAYNLCSLIDALHQQGHRIIDMKPLNLRFYKSSLYMSLLDCDGFSIQGENIRYPAGQFTVEYLAPEFQAKQTILQDQEERQDRFALAVIIFQLLNFGIHPFSGRPKNDTVPTDIPRRIAGRFYGYGVKTHNLITPNVASGHKQLPDKLRTLFDKAFSGNPTLRPSAKTWATALYEYAQPEKQQMLVCQKDKNHQYFAGKACAACARQTQLQQVAITQKQSQIQREQIRQNSVKNANIRHVPTHTVPAKPIQPPAIFIALKQAISKVPSVIFHTAIAIIAPIIFGLLLMYFIPQGTSGDLGFTWITDLIKANYIEQLLITMLSVIFLMMIAIIILIIFILPSLRILKRKP, from the coding sequence GTGGTAAAAGCGAGAAAAAAAGGGACGGCGATATCTGGGACAACACAACTGCAAGATGAAAATGGCAAGATTTATCAGATTGGCGATTTGATAAAAAGTGGGGGAGCAGGAAGTGTTAGTCACATTAATAATGCACCTTTCCAAGTATCAAAAGTTTATCATGATAAAATTGATAAAGCCTATTACCTGAAAAAAATTACTGCAATGCAGAAACTAGAGCCTTCATTAAAGGCTGTTTCTGTCAATGATATTCCAATAATTCAACTCGCATGGCCTCAAGCACGTTTATACAATAGCCAAAAGCAATTTGTTGGCTTTGTGATGCCCGAACTTGATGTGAAAAATACCATAGAGTTGGAATATATTCTTCAAGAGCGTCAAGCTAAAGCCCATAATTTACCCACAGGAATGGGCGCTAAAGTTAGCCTTGCTTATAATCTTTGTTCGTTGATTGATGCATTGCATCAACAAGGGCATCGTATTATTGATATGAAGCCATTAAACCTGCGATTTTATAAATCAAGTTTGTATATGTCTCTTCTTGATTGTGATGGTTTTAGTATTCAAGGGGAAAACATACGCTATCCCGCAGGGCAATTTACTGTCGAATATTTAGCCCCAGAATTTCAAGCAAAACAAACTATTCTACAAGATCAAGAAGAAAGACAAGATCGATTTGCTTTAGCTGTTATTATTTTTCAACTGCTTAATTTTGGTATCCATCCTTTTAGTGGTCGTCCTAAAAACGACACGGTTCCTACGGATATTCCTAGACGTATTGCTGGTCGTTTTTATGGTTATGGCGTAAAGACGCATAATTTAATTACCCCAAATGTTGCTAGTGGGCATAAACAATTGCCCGATAAACTGAGAACATTATTTGATAAAGCTTTTTCAGGAAATCCAACATTAAGACCTAGTGCGAAAACATGGGCTACGGCACTGTATGAGTATGCACAACCTGAAAAGCAACAAATGTTGGTATGTCAGAAAGATAAAAACCACCAATATTTTGCGGGTAAAGCCTGTGCAGCATGTGCAAGGCAAACCCAACTACAGCAAGTGGCTATTACTCAAAAGCAAAGTCAAATACAACGAGAGCAAATACGCCAAAATAGCGTCAAAAATGCCAATATTAGACATGTACCTACACATACGGTTCCAGCTAAACCAATACAGCCACCCGCTATTTTTATCGCGTTAAAACAAGCAATAAGTAAAGTTCCATCTGTTATTTTTCACACCGCTATTGCCATCATAGCGCCGATTATTTTCGGATTACTGTTGATGTATTTTATTCCTCAAGGAACAAGTGGGGATTTAGGTTTTACTTGGATAACTGACTTAATAAAAGCGAATTATATTGAGCAGTTACTAATAACAATGTTAAGTGTGATTTTTTTAATGATGATAGCCATTATTATACTCATCATTTTTATTCTCCCTTCATTACGTATTTTGAAAAGAAAACCTTAA
- a CDS encoding energy transducer TonB family protein: MNKTIKPILIIVGIATLLFPFWLPALLVSIISTIDSVSIKILPSSVRFDERNFLLGLWLGSAIMTIVMLLQSWRAKNIFYFFGGVFVVLTTFSLSFSIIPHSELEDRRRFVLQNIEQSQWSDFRYSVINAEDNIIKTIVVNQPKTLGYLKDLEKKRIELPGLVYLTDDVTSAMQAKEAYLIHTKGTPEQKEAIKTLSFYGDWLLNQPEIIIAQALSSLLTSSNERLVQSGINAITTAPLVPEAWQTLALTYIAHTPPNMQIEKAMAALMVSDTLKYDKLGHQDPSLQPLIEKAISELTENQRQIYQILQARVIEDRLYRQKNAVPEAVAKLAGKVLPVTYAIANNNETYVEWKSMMNDREYPGIVLVDSPNKIQNWTEMHYPSVGQYIPIAETILSVDVDPQGHVLSLWVQKSSGYNVFDTKALSDARGWRFMPTKEGYHQRVTVRFQSTRLGWNDYTIKQQPTLIALAKAYARQSIKGISNAENAFIGLQKQAPEKESSKSSSHSTYDPYSSIYSKRAQQQEERAVLQNILKEIQTLPNGKNNHESWDNSLRFLNEKLALHQDNEDVVRMVVRFELQYYNVGTNNLSQSPDIYPQNKEYWQTLLSQARSHFGQAIALNPNREDVWLGWGITWLDEDPEIAAGAFAKAAQQKSQESISSVMQMLEMRMVINTLEGARLERYQTLRARMDMRYLPEGVEAKPSDDYLSDDLTQIQLAQRAIPASDPNSKVVHLPLNTDKTEQSNRTFSVDFASANIKDSTQLLPKVNAPITAPKTGDMILQLDVDPQGVPTVVMLKTSSGDMNIDNAVIDVAYQWRFNGSPSRKGNVLLISVQFGQ; the protein is encoded by the coding sequence ATGAATAAAACAATTAAACCGATCCTTATTATTGTTGGGATCGCCACACTCTTATTTCCTTTTTGGTTACCTGCATTATTAGTTTCAATCATTAGTACTATTGACAGTGTGAGTATCAAGATCCTTCCCTCATCAGTTCGTTTCGATGAGCGTAATTTCTTGCTGGGATTATGGTTAGGTTCTGCCATTATGACGATTGTCATGTTATTGCAATCGTGGCGCGCTAAAAATATCTTCTATTTTTTTGGGGGAGTTTTTGTTGTTCTAACGACATTTAGTCTTTCATTTTCAATCATTCCTCATAGTGAATTAGAAGATCGTCGCCGCTTTGTTTTACAAAATATAGAACAATCGCAGTGGAGTGATTTTCGTTATAGCGTGATTAATGCTGAAGATAACATCATTAAAACGATAGTTGTGAATCAGCCTAAAACACTGGGGTATCTCAAAGATCTTGAAAAGAAACGCATCGAATTACCGGGACTTGTTTATTTAACGGATGATGTAACTTCCGCAATGCAAGCTAAAGAGGCGTATCTGATTCATACAAAAGGAACACCAGAACAAAAAGAGGCAATTAAAACGCTCTCTTTTTATGGTGACTGGTTGCTGAATCAACCCGAAATTATTATTGCTCAAGCATTATCATCGCTTCTTACAAGTAGTAATGAAAGATTAGTGCAATCAGGTATTAACGCTATTACTACTGCACCATTAGTACCGGAAGCATGGCAAACGTTAGCATTAACCTATATTGCTCATACGCCACCCAATATGCAGATAGAAAAAGCAATGGCTGCATTAATGGTTTCTGATACGCTAAAATATGACAAATTGGGGCATCAGGATCCTTCATTACAACCGCTTATTGAAAAAGCGATTTCTGAATTGACAGAAAATCAACGTCAGATTTATCAGATCCTTCAAGCACGAGTGATAGAAGACCGTTTATATCGACAAAAGAATGCAGTTCCTGAAGCGGTGGCTAAGCTGGCAGGAAAAGTACTGCCAGTCACTTATGCAATAGCGAATAACAATGAGACTTATGTCGAATGGAAATCAATGATGAATGATAGGGAATATCCTGGGATCGTTCTTGTTGATTCACCAAATAAAATACAGAACTGGACGGAAATGCATTACCCGTCTGTTGGGCAATATATTCCTATTGCAGAAACGATTTTATCCGTTGATGTTGATCCTCAAGGACACGTTTTAAGTCTTTGGGTACAAAAAAGTAGTGGATACAATGTGTTTGATACGAAAGCATTAAGTGATGCTCGTGGCTGGCGTTTTATGCCAACAAAAGAGGGGTATCATCAACGTGTTACCGTTCGTTTTCAAAGTACACGTCTTGGTTGGAATGACTACACTATTAAACAACAACCTACATTAATTGCATTGGCGAAAGCTTATGCAAGGCAAAGCATTAAAGGTATTTCGAATGCTGAAAATGCGTTCATAGGTTTACAAAAGCAGGCACCAGAAAAAGAGTCGAGTAAATCGTCATCGCATTCTACCTATGATCCCTATTCTTCTATTTATTCAAAACGTGCACAACAACAAGAAGAACGGGCGGTATTACAAAATATTTTAAAAGAGATCCAGACATTACCTAATGGAAAAAATAACCACGAAAGTTGGGATAATAGTCTACGTTTCTTAAACGAAAAATTGGCACTTCATCAAGATAATGAAGATGTTGTAAGAATGGTAGTCCGCTTTGAATTGCAATATTACAATGTGGGAACAAATAATTTATCTCAATCTCCTGATATTTACCCACAAAATAAAGAGTATTGGCAAACCTTGTTATCACAAGCACGTAGCCATTTTGGGCAAGCTATTGCACTAAATCCAAATCGTGAAGACGTTTGGTTAGGTTGGGGAATAACGTGGCTAGATGAAGATCCTGAAATTGCAGCGGGCGCATTTGCGAAAGCAGCACAGCAAAAGTCACAAGAAAGCATTAGTTCTGTCATGCAAATGCTGGAAATGAGGATGGTGATAAATACTCTTGAGGGTGCTCGTTTAGAACGTTACCAAACTTTGAGAGCAAGAATGGATATGCGCTATTTGCCAGAAGGTGTTGAAGCTAAACCTTCAGATGATTATCTCAGCGATGACTTAACGCAAATCCAATTGGCTCAACGTGCGATACCAGCATCAGATCCGAATAGCAAAGTGGTTCACTTGCCTTTAAATACAGACAAAACTGAGCAATCAAACCGTACCTTTAGTGTCGATTTTGCATCGGCAAATATCAAAGATAGCACTCAGTTATTACCGAAAGTAAATGCTCCAATTACTGCACCTAAAACGGGCGATATGATTTTACAACTTGATGTTGATCCTCAAGGTGTTCCTACTGTGGTAATGCTAAAAACCAGTAGTGGTGATATGAATATTGACAATGCAGTGATTGATGTTGCTTATCAGTGGCGATTTAATGGCTCACCTTCTCGAAAAGGTAATGTGCTTTTGATATCTGTTCAATTTGGCCAATAA
- a CDS encoding PP2C family serine/threonine-protein phosphatase: MNDWLAYGASVTGIAHQERQIPCQDAYFIRRKGEYLIAAVCDGAGSSRYSEQGAQLVARLFTLRITEWPNIDLLTEKQITQGAKQLIEDIRLQLAEYAEIKQCALNEYASTLVACWVGDDSGYLFHLGDGIAVVEYCDGTSYVSQPENGEYANQTWFVTSENWEAHLRVIPLNKPVKQVILMSDGVQPFAMNKACDALYEPFITPVIRYLKTVSEDSGSEALAGTLADPRTHSITGDDKTLVICIRDEELW; encoded by the coding sequence ATGAACGATTGGTTAGCTTATGGGGCATCGGTGACAGGCATTGCCCATCAAGAACGTCAAATTCCTTGTCAAGATGCTTATTTTATTCGCCGTAAAGGTGAGTATCTTATCGCTGCTGTTTGTGATGGTGCAGGCTCCTCTCGTTATAGTGAGCAAGGTGCTCAACTTGTTGCTCGGTTATTTACGCTGCGTATCACAGAGTGGCCAAATATCGATTTGTTAACCGAAAAACAGATAACACAAGGGGCAAAACAGCTCATTGAAGATATTCGCCTCCAACTGGCTGAATATGCAGAAATAAAACAGTGCGCACTTAATGAATATGCATCAACATTGGTTGCATGTTGGGTTGGTGATGATAGTGGCTATTTATTCCATTTGGGTGATGGTATTGCTGTGGTGGAATACTGCGATGGCACAAGTTATGTATCACAGCCAGAAAACGGAGAATATGCAAATCAAACTTGGTTTGTGACATCAGAAAATTGGGAGGCGCATTTACGCGTTATTCCTCTCAATAAACCAGTAAAACAAGTTATTTTGATGTCTGATGGTGTACAGCCTTTTGCCATGAATAAAGCGTGTGATGCTCTTTATGAACCGTTTATCACTCCAGTGATCCGTTATTTAAAAACAGTATCTGAAGACAGTGGAAGTGAAGCACTCGCGGGAACATTGGCAGATCCTCGTACACACTCAATTACGGGTGACGATAAGACCTTAGTGATTTGTATCAGGGATGAAGAGTTGTGGTAA